One Ornithinicoccus hortensis genomic window, CTCGCCGCGGCCGTCGACCTGCCGCTGCTCGGCTTCCACGGTGCTAGCGCTGCGCTGGGGACCGACCACGGCGTCCCCGACCCCGTCACCCAGTCCCTGGAGCAGCGGATGGGCCGGCTGACCGAGGTGGTCGGCCAGCTGCTGCCGCCGCGCCGCGACCTGTTGTCCGGCAGCCGGATCCGTCCCGAGCGGGAGGCAGGTGCCGGCGCGGGCGGGGGAGTCGGGTGGGCGACCCTGCTCCTCGGCGGCACCCACGTGCCCGGTGCCGCCTTCGTCATGCAGGAGCTGGGGCTGCCCGACCTCCTGCCCGGCGCCCTCGTGGTGACCGGCGCGACGGCATACGACTGGCAGAGCATCCGCGACGGCGTCATCGCCGAGGTGGCCCGGGCCGCCCTCGGGTATGCCGCACCGACCGTCGTCCTCGCGGAGCGGGTGGGCGTGGGGCGTCGGGAGGGGATGTCCCTCGGGATCTCGGGCAGTTATGCGCTCGCCGACGGCGAGGACCTCCCGGCGCTCGCCGCCCGGGTGGCCCGCACGTGGTCCCCGCCGCCCCCGCCGCCCACGCCGCCGGCGACACCGGGCTCCCCGGGAGCGGGGCCGCAGGCGTAGCCTGGGGACCAGGGACGGAACAAAGCGACGTCCACGCGGCGTTGGATCCCGTGAGCAGCACCACCGAGAGGAAGAGACAGCGATGAGCCTTCAGGACACGCAGGGCAGCCCGGCCACCACCGAGACCACGCCGGCGCACGGGGTGGTCCTCACCGACGTCGCCGCCGGCAAGGTCAAGAGCCTGCTGGAGCAGGAGGGACGGGACGACCTGCGCCTGCGCATCGGGGTGCAGCCCGGCGGCTGCTCCGGCCTGATCTACCAGCTCTACTTCGACGAGCGCACCCTCGACGGCGACCTGGTCGAGGACTTCGCCGGCGTCGAGGTCGTCGTCGACCGGATGAGCGCCCCCTACCTGGACGGTGCGACGATCGACTTCGCCGACACCATCGAGAAGCAGGGCTTCACCATCGACAACCCCAACGCGGGCGGTTCGTGCGCCTGCGGTGACAGTTTCAGCTGAACCACCCCCGCCACGCGCGACACCCCGTCGAACACCCCGGCAGGGCCCGGCCCCGGACACGTCCGGACCGGCACCCGAGCCGGGGTGTTCGGCCGTCCGGGGGCCGTGGCGGTAGGTTGCCGGGGTGAAGATCGCCGTCTGCGGGTCCATCGCGACCGACCACCTGATGACCTACCAGGGTCGGTTCACCGACTCCCTGATCCCCGATGCGCTGGACAAGATCTCGTTGTCCTTCCTGGTGGAGGACCTGCAGGTGCGTCGCGGGGGGATCGGGGCCAACATCAGCTTCGGGATGGCCAAGCTCGGCCACCGGCCGATCCTGGTCGGCTCGGTGGGGGAGGACTTCGGGTCCTACCGGTCATGGCTGGAGCGGCACGGGGTCGACTGCAGCCACGTGCACGTCTCGGAGACCCGGCACACCGCCCGCTTCGTGTGCACGACGGATACCGAGATGGCCCAGATCGCC contains:
- a CDS encoding glycerate kinase, coding for MRVVLATGPYAGVPGVVEAAHQLARGWSGQAPHDQVLACPLSDGGTGFVEALAHGLGVQPAPLVVTGPDGRQVPAEVLVAELDGRRTAYLEAGQAAGRHLVGEAALADPTALTSRGVGELLRAAVDTGADRIVLGVGDLASHDGGRGMLEALGAGEDLGNLPAVRAGLTGTTLVLAAAVDLPLLGFHGASAALGTDHGVPDPVTQSLEQRMGRLTEVVGQLLPPRRDLLSGSRIRPEREAGAGAGGGVGWATLLLGGTHVPGAAFVMQELGLPDLLPGALVVTGATAYDWQSIRDGVIAEVARAALGYAAPTVVLAERVGVGRREGMSLGISGSYALADGEDLPALAARVARTWSPPPPPPTPPATPGSPGAGPQA
- a CDS encoding HesB/IscA family protein, which gives rise to MSLQDTQGSPATTETTPAHGVVLTDVAAGKVKSLLEQEGRDDLRLRIGVQPGGCSGLIYQLYFDERTLDGDLVEDFAGVEVVVDRMSAPYLDGATIDFADTIEKQGFTIDNPNAGGSCACGDSFS